In bacterium, the following are encoded in one genomic region:
- a CDS encoding ATP-dependent RecD-like DNA helicase: protein MQPQPPKPFAESLSGLIERVTFHNEDTGFAVLKVKAKGHRDLVSVVGSLASVSPGEWVTAEGQWIQDREFGQQFKAEMLTSTAPTTREGIEKYLGSGMVKGIGPVYAKKLVGQFGESIFTIIETTSAMLEDVAGIGPKRRKLIKEAWAEQKVIRNIMVFLHSHGVSTSRAVRIYKTYGEEAVEKVRANPYSLAKDIHGVGFKTADQIAQKVGIPVDSLIRACAGLNHVLLEATGNGHCALPMEFMKDEAGKLLMVDAKIVDTALDRTLAEKDLVKETIDHQELIFLPALNRAEEGIAARIRGLCASPAQYPAIDFEKAVEWCQQKTGKDLAPSQREALKQALTTRALIITGGPGVGKTTLVNAILLILRAKKVRCALCAPTGRAAKRLAETTGLEAKTIHRLLEVKPGTSSFLRNEANPLSCDLLVVDETSMVDVPLMNHLLRALPMNASLLLVGDVDQLPSVGPGMVLKNLIDSGVVPVVRLTEVFRQAANSQIITTAHRINEGAMPELAAKNTESDFYFIDRDEPVAIANTLVEMIKTRIPAKSKLNAIQDIQVLCPMNRGSLGIRELNLRLQAELNPPRPDEPMVEKFGWTFRIRDKVIQTENNYDKDAFNGDIGQILKIDPVEREVLIRFDQREIVYDFGELDEIALAYAITIHKSQGSEFPVVVIPLATQHYLLLQRNLVYTGITRGKKLVVLIGQPKALSLAVRNNQTEQRFSGLLARLKAVD, encoded by the coding sequence TTGCAACCACAGCCTCCAAAACCATTTGCCGAAAGTCTGTCCGGCCTGATTGAGCGCGTCACGTTCCACAACGAGGACACCGGCTTCGCCGTGCTCAAAGTCAAAGCCAAGGGGCACCGTGATCTGGTCTCGGTCGTGGGATCCCTCGCCTCGGTCAGCCCCGGCGAATGGGTAACGGCAGAGGGCCAATGGATCCAGGACCGGGAGTTCGGCCAGCAGTTCAAGGCGGAGATGCTGACCAGCACCGCGCCCACCACCCGGGAAGGCATCGAGAAGTATCTGGGGAGCGGCATGGTCAAAGGCATTGGGCCCGTATATGCCAAGAAACTGGTGGGCCAGTTCGGCGAATCGATCTTCACCATCATCGAAACCACTTCGGCTATGCTGGAGGACGTTGCCGGGATCGGGCCAAAGCGCCGCAAGCTCATCAAGGAGGCATGGGCTGAACAGAAAGTGATCCGGAACATCATGGTGTTTTTACACAGCCATGGCGTCAGCACCAGCCGGGCCGTACGCATCTACAAGACTTACGGCGAGGAGGCCGTCGAGAAGGTCCGGGCCAACCCCTACTCGCTGGCCAAGGATATCCACGGGGTTGGATTTAAGACGGCCGACCAGATTGCCCAGAAGGTCGGCATCCCCGTCGACTCCCTTATTCGGGCGTGTGCGGGCCTGAACCATGTCCTGCTGGAGGCGACCGGCAATGGTCACTGCGCCTTACCCATGGAATTTATGAAGGATGAAGCCGGCAAGCTCCTCATGGTGGATGCCAAAATTGTCGATACCGCCCTGGACCGGACGCTGGCCGAAAAAGATCTGGTTAAAGAGACCATCGACCATCAGGAGCTCATATTCCTGCCGGCCTTAAACCGGGCCGAAGAAGGGATCGCAGCCCGGATCAGAGGGTTGTGCGCCTCACCGGCCCAGTACCCTGCCATTGACTTTGAGAAAGCCGTGGAGTGGTGCCAGCAGAAAACCGGGAAGGATCTGGCCCCCAGCCAGCGGGAAGCACTGAAGCAGGCGCTCACCACCCGGGCACTCATCATTACGGGCGGACCCGGCGTCGGGAAAACCACCTTAGTCAACGCCATCCTGCTGATACTGAGGGCCAAAAAAGTACGCTGTGCCCTGTGCGCCCCGACGGGCCGGGCCGCCAAGCGCCTCGCGGAGACGACCGGCCTTGAGGCCAAGACCATTCACCGGCTGCTCGAAGTGAAGCCCGGCACGAGCTCCTTTTTGCGCAATGAGGCCAACCCGCTGTCATGCGACCTCCTGGTAGTGGACGAAACCTCGATGGTGGATGTGCCGTTGATGAACCATCTGCTCCGTGCCTTACCCATGAACGCCAGCCTGTTGCTGGTGGGCGACGTGGATCAGTTGCCCTCGGTGGGGCCCGGCATGGTCCTTAAAAACCTCATCGACAGCGGCGTGGTACCGGTGGTGCGGTTGACTGAAGTCTTCCGGCAGGCCGCCAATAGCCAGATCATCACCACCGCCCACCGGATTAACGAAGGCGCGATGCCTGAGCTGGCCGCCAAGAACACCGAGTCTGACTTCTATTTCATCGACCGGGATGAGCCGGTGGCCATCGCGAACACGCTGGTTGAGATGATCAAGACCCGCATCCCGGCCAAGTCCAAGCTCAACGCCATCCAGGACATCCAGGTACTCTGCCCGATGAACCGCGGTTCCCTGGGAATACGCGAACTGAACCTGCGATTGCAGGCCGAGCTGAATCCCCCCCGGCCGGATGAGCCGATGGTGGAGAAGTTCGGCTGGACGTTCCGGATCCGCGACAAAGTGATTCAGACGGAGAACAACTACGACAAGGATGCCTTCAACGGGGACATCGGCCAAATCCTTAAAATCGATCCGGTGGAACGGGAGGTTCTGATCAGATTCGACCAGCGCGAGATCGTTTATGATTTCGGGGAACTGGATGAAATCGCACTGGCCTACGCCATCACCATCCACAAGTCGCAAGGCAGCGAGTTTCCCGTGGTGGTCATCCCCCTGGCCACGCAACACTACCTGCTGCTCCAGCGGAATCTCGTTTACACCGGCATCACGCGGGGCAAAAAGCTCGTGGTGCTTATCGGGCAACCCAAGGCGCTTTCACTTGCGGTCAGGAACAACCAAACGGAACAGCGGTTTTCGGGTTTATTGGCGCGGCTGAAAGCAGTTGATTAA
- a CDS encoding uroporphyrinogen decarboxylase family protein, producing MNLSNYLPIDEGTTAHFEEVYARYRLLHDDPERCRPMIIINTPVQLPVWEERLADPLVMLQAELDLLRPHLDIRDDRVPTVRVQFGTAQVAAAFGCQMVIPGNNLPAAGSHVLTAAGAVHGLKLPALDAGWYGKLMEWTELWKKHLPTGVHIQLPDIQSAFNSAHLIRGNDILTDFYDCPEDVDLLLDKVTDFMLAITQRLKSTIGDDPEWFFDWGAMWKGAARISNCSMQMISPALYREHILPRDVRFFDTLGGGRMHYCGMTADVIDDFMKVPAITGLDVDCTHHDFFALCERAPARLVLMPTGEFGGNSPELMRLLQGDWPCKRNIVIMAGASSVADGRRLLEQLRASIPY from the coding sequence ATGAACCTGAGCAACTATTTGCCGATTGATGAGGGAACGACCGCGCATTTTGAAGAGGTTTATGCGCGGTACCGGCTGTTGCATGATGATCCGGAGAGATGCAGGCCGATGATCATCATCAACACGCCTGTCCAGCTTCCGGTCTGGGAGGAACGCCTCGCTGACCCGCTGGTGATGCTCCAGGCCGAGTTGGATCTGCTTCGTCCTCACCTGGACATCCGGGATGACCGGGTTCCTACGGTCAGGGTGCAGTTCGGGACGGCTCAGGTTGCTGCCGCATTCGGCTGTCAAATGGTCATTCCCGGGAACAACCTCCCTGCGGCGGGGAGTCACGTTTTGACTGCGGCGGGAGCGGTGCACGGCTTGAAGCTGCCTGCACTTGATGCCGGCTGGTATGGAAAGCTGATGGAATGGACTGAGCTCTGGAAAAAACATCTGCCCACCGGAGTACATATTCAACTCCCTGATATCCAGAGCGCGTTCAACTCCGCCCACCTAATCCGCGGGAATGACATCCTGACGGATTTTTATGATTGTCCGGAAGACGTTGATCTGCTTCTCGACAAGGTCACGGATTTCATGCTGGCCATCACCCAGAGGCTCAAGTCAACGATCGGCGATGATCCCGAGTGGTTTTTTGACTGGGGTGCGATGTGGAAGGGAGCCGCCCGCATCAGTAATTGCTCCATGCAGATGATCTCGCCCGCCTTGTATCGGGAACACATTTTACCGCGTGATGTGCGTTTCTTTGACACTCTTGGCGGGGGGCGTATGCATTACTGTGGAATGACGGCGGACGTGATTGACGACTTCATGAAGGTGCCCGCGATCACCGGGCTGGATGTTGATTGCACCCATCATGACTTCTTTGCGTTGTGTGAGAGGGCTCCGGCTCGACTCGTGCTCATGCCAACCGGGGAATTCGGGGGGAATTCTCCCGAATTAATGCGCTTGCTTCAGGGGGATTGGCCCTGTAAACGCAACATTGTGATTATGGCCGGCGCCTCATCGGTTGCGGATGGAAGGCGCCTTCTAGAACAACTTAGGGCCTCGATCCCGTATTGA
- a CDS encoding FAD-binding oxidoreductase, giving the protein MSTDIIRCESLLTEAEKAELDSFCRGHQGVSMLPELAPFLHNRFGVAMECDPDVVAGFALDSSNLPGVAQAVSRPATPRECAVVLRTCSQSGIPVTISSGKSNLTGSATPEGGVVLSLSRMMSADGAGGAAVVVDAAAKTVRGAVGMILEDLRRTVLKETGGVLFYPVDPTSRADAAVGGTVACNASGFIPGPSGATREWVRAVEFVLPDGGFIRAERGQYRSVDGRFVLEDGLSSREWPVPRYSRPTIKNAGGPFSASDGVLDLVDLVVGSEGLFGVVTGCTFNLRESPGGKLDLFFSLSDEAAALAFHRQVMTHLHGELGSLGALEYFGVNCVKHMDHHDVLFKGSDQVGIYLQVPLYGRSMEEAAEEWMDVITASGCGAHDDAIMLLDTERNWTMFMESRHSLPANALEVAKHRGTFTIMTDTVVPPDRFEEFLKFTHRILNEAGMEYVAFGHLGDCHLHFTLLPQCDQIEKGVALYDAIVAKSAELGGVYSGEHGTGKRKRRDFLRCYGAGAVEDVRRCKAVVDPGFVLNRGNVIEI; this is encoded by the coding sequence ATGAGTACAGATATTATTCGATGCGAGTCGTTACTGACCGAGGCCGAAAAGGCGGAATTGGATTCATTTTGCCGGGGCCATCAAGGGGTTTCGATGCTTCCGGAATTAGCACCATTTCTCCATAACCGGTTCGGTGTTGCGATGGAGTGTGATCCCGATGTCGTCGCCGGATTTGCATTGGACAGTTCGAATTTGCCGGGGGTAGCACAGGCGGTGAGCAGACCCGCTACGCCCCGTGAATGCGCGGTGGTGTTGCGCACCTGTTCACAGTCCGGCATTCCGGTCACGATTTCCAGCGGCAAGTCGAACCTCACCGGCAGTGCGACGCCGGAGGGCGGGGTGGTGTTGTCCCTGTCCCGAATGATGAGTGCGGACGGAGCCGGGGGGGCGGCGGTGGTTGTTGATGCGGCTGCCAAAACCGTACGGGGTGCCGTTGGCATGATCCTGGAAGATCTGCGGCGTACGGTGCTTAAGGAAACAGGGGGAGTATTGTTTTACCCCGTCGATCCCACCAGTCGTGCCGATGCCGCCGTGGGAGGAACCGTCGCCTGCAATGCCTCGGGGTTTATCCCCGGTCCGTCCGGAGCCACCCGCGAATGGGTGCGGGCGGTCGAATTTGTGCTTCCTGATGGCGGTTTCATCAGGGCGGAGCGCGGGCAGTATCGATCCGTTGATGGCAGGTTTGTGTTAGAGGATGGCCTTTCAAGCAGGGAGTGGCCCGTTCCCCGGTATTCCCGTCCGACCATCAAGAACGCGGGCGGTCCCTTTTCCGCATCCGATGGGGTGCTGGATCTGGTGGATTTGGTGGTCGGGAGCGAAGGGTTGTTTGGCGTGGTTACCGGTTGCACGTTCAATCTGCGGGAGAGTCCCGGGGGGAAGTTGGATCTTTTCTTTTCGCTGTCAGACGAGGCTGCGGCTCTGGCGTTTCACCGCCAGGTCATGACGCATCTCCACGGCGAGCTGGGCAGCCTCGGGGCGCTGGAATATTTCGGGGTCAACTGCGTAAAACACATGGATCACCATGACGTGCTGTTTAAAGGCTCTGATCAGGTGGGGATCTACCTGCAGGTGCCCTTGTATGGGCGTTCAATGGAGGAGGCCGCCGAAGAGTGGATGGACGTGATTACCGCGAGCGGGTGCGGTGCCCATGATGATGCCATCATGCTGCTTGATACGGAGCGGAACTGGACGATGTTCATGGAGTCGCGCCACTCCCTGCCGGCCAATGCGCTGGAGGTGGCCAAGCATCGCGGCACCTTTACGATTATGACCGACACCGTCGTGCCGCCGGACCGGTTTGAGGAGTTTCTGAAATTCACCCACCGTATCCTCAATGAGGCCGGAATGGAGTATGTGGCGTTTGGTCATTTAGGGGATTGCCATCTCCATTTCACCTTGCTACCCCAGTGCGATCAGATTGAGAAGGGGGTGGCCTTGTACGATGCCATTGTCGCCAAATCGGCGGAGCTCGGGGGCGTGTATTCGGGCGAACACGGGACCGGCAAGCGCAAGCGCCGTGACTTTCTGCGGTGCTATGGGGCCGGTGCCGTGGAGGATGTCCGACGCTGCAAGGCGGTCGTGGATCCGGGCTTCGTCCTGAATCGTGGCAATGTTATCGAAATCTAA
- a CDS encoding type II toxin-antitoxin system RelE/ParE family toxin, translated as MKERELREYLTETGQNPFREWLHSLRDMQGRARIRVRLNRVRLGNLGDCKAVGEGVMEFRLDFGPGYRVYYGQAGDTLVILLCGGDKRTQSRDIATAKQYWQSYKRRTS; from the coding sequence ATGAAAGAGCGGGAACTCCGAGAATATCTGACAGAGACGGGGCAAAACCCCTTTCGAGAATGGCTTCACTCCCTGCGGGATATGCAGGGGCGTGCGCGGATTCGCGTCAGACTTAATCGGGTTCGTCTCGGCAACCTCGGAGACTGCAAGGCAGTGGGCGAGGGTGTCATGGAGTTTCGTCTGGATTTCGGGCCGGGTTACCGGGTGTATTATGGCCAGGCAGGTGACACTCTGGTTATTCTGCTGTGTGGGGGTGATAAACGAACCCAATCGCGGGACATCGCGACAGCGAAACAATATTGGCAATCTTATAAACGGAGGACATCATGA
- a CDS encoding addiction module antidote protein produces the protein MSKTTTSYREGLMKDLADPEEAAAYLNAALEEGSQEVFLMALRDIADAKGMARLSKKAHLNRVSLYRMLSGKGNPQLSSLATILKNIGLRLAVEVREPKSPAISHPPLLVARTRRMACGLPI, from the coding sequence ATGAGTAAAACTACCACCAGTTATCGCGAGGGGCTGATGAAGGACCTTGCCGACCCTGAAGAGGCGGCCGCTTATCTCAATGCTGCACTCGAAGAGGGGTCTCAAGAGGTTTTTCTGATGGCCCTTCGTGACATTGCAGACGCCAAGGGCATGGCCCGGCTTTCCAAGAAGGCACACCTGAATCGCGTGAGCCTTTATCGTATGCTTTCAGGAAAGGGCAATCCCCAGCTTTCCAGTCTCGCAACTATCCTGAAAAACATCGGCCTTCGACTTGCCGTAGAGGTGAGAGAGCCTAAATCGCCGGCCATCTCACACCCGCCACTGCTGGTAGCCAGAACCCGCCGCATGGCCTGTGGCCTGCCGATTTGA